From Enterococcus wangshanyuanii, the proteins below share one genomic window:
- a CDS encoding SH3 domain-containing protein, with protein sequence MKKFSKFLLSLIVVTGLLLPLPAAAYTVEQDPIQFSYHPGYASNEIIVLHEAGNPNNVGLNSLDNETAYMKRNWQNAYVSYFVGSGGRVKQLAPNGYYQYGAGAIGNSKAFAQIELSRTNNADIFRKDYAAYVNLTRDLAKQAGFSYDLDDATPYGIKTHEWITNNWWGDHTDPYGYLAQWGISKSRLAQDLMNGLPEDGSETIVKPNKPNTPKYKVGQNIRFTTIYNGPDDPNEKHINANQKWTQVGTITRKLDGRKNLYEVKNTGKLLGYVNDGDIAEVWTPNQPATPSKPEQSNLIKMHGTFTTNQSLPVSGDTTVASPALAWYDPYEAIVYDGYTQSAGYVWISYIDYGGTRRYVAVGPDDGRIDTTWGRGFFN encoded by the coding sequence ATGAAAAAATTTAGTAAGTTTTTATTATCATTGATTGTTGTTACAGGGTTGCTATTGCCGTTACCGGCAGCTGCTTATACAGTTGAACAAGATCCTATTCAGTTTAGCTATCATCCAGGTTATGCAAGTAATGAAATTATTGTATTACACGAAGCTGGAAATCCAAATAATGTTGGGCTAAACTCACTGGATAATGAAACAGCCTATATGAAGCGTAATTGGCAAAATGCCTATGTATCATATTTTGTAGGTAGTGGTGGACGTGTTAAGCAACTAGCACCTAACGGTTATTATCAATATGGAGCTGGGGCAATTGGGAACAGTAAGGCTTTTGCACAAATCGAGTTATCTCGAACAAATAATGCTGATATCTTTAGGAAAGATTATGCAGCATATGTAAATTTGACACGTGATCTAGCTAAGCAAGCTGGATTTAGCTATGATTTAGACGATGCTACACCATACGGCATTAAAACTCACGAATGGATCACCAATAACTGGTGGGGTGATCATACTGATCCATACGGTTATTTAGCTCAATGGGGCATTAGTAAATCTCGTTTAGCTCAAGACCTAATGAACGGTCTTCCAGAAGACGGAAGCGAAACGATCGTCAAACCGAATAAGCCCAACACGCCGAAATATAAAGTAGGTCAAAACATCCGTTTTACTACTATTTATAATGGTCCCGATGATCCAAATGAGAAACACATCAATGCAAATCAAAAATGGACACAAGTTGGCACAATCACTCGTAAGCTTGATGGTCGTAAAAATTTATATGAGGTTAAAAATACTGGGAAGTTATTAGGTTATGTAAATGATGGCGATATTGCAGAAGTTTGGACACCTAATCAACCTGCTACACCATCTAAACCAGAGCAGTCTAACCTTATTAAGATGCATGGTACCTTTACTACTAACCAAAGTTTGCCTGTTTCTGGAGATACTACGGTAGCAAGCCCAGCGTTAGCTTGGTATGATCCTTACGAAGCTATTGTTTATGATGGATATACACAATCAGCTGGTTATGTATGGATCAGTTATATTGATTATGGTGGAACTCGACGTTATGTTGCAGTGGGTCCAGATGATGGACGTATTGATACAACATGGGGTAGAGGTTTCTTTAACTAA
- a CDS encoding Abi family protein, with protein sequence MASISDNLDTTSKDLLRTSVETKKQKDFKNAHPKMTPKQLIQKMEKKGIKFDIMSKDEAEKRIKENTYYFKVGVYRYNFDKDQNGKYKNLDFAYLDDLAIIDMRFRRILLNMSLDLEHSLKTLLNSVIVEDKSEDGYTIVQDFADRFKMDLSQIYGASKNKLHYLKPINDKHSECTSIWVLFELMTFGDMSKFLEFFFERTTIFKMRFKYPARLIKYAKNVRNAAAHNNPVLINMRGNKISPDSKIKQVGNKAGISPEIYRNRRVNDILCLFFLHDMYCSVGVKNHLINELEDFSKRCRKNATYYKDNAHYSIFRKTTKPFKVCKPLHIRVLSCP encoded by the coding sequence ATGGCATCTATTAGTGATAATTTAGATACAACATCAAAAGACTTGTTGAGAACATCTGTTGAAACAAAAAAACAAAAGGATTTTAAAAATGCTCACCCTAAAATGACTCCTAAGCAACTTATACAAAAGATGGAAAAAAAGGGTATAAAATTTGATATAATGAGCAAAGATGAAGCAGAAAAGCGTATAAAAGAAAATACATATTATTTTAAAGTAGGTGTGTATAGATATAACTTTGATAAAGACCAAAATGGTAAATATAAAAATTTAGATTTTGCTTACTTAGATGATTTAGCAATTATTGATATGAGGTTTAGAAGGATACTATTGAATATGTCATTAGATTTAGAGCATTCATTAAAAACGTTATTGAACTCAGTGATTGTAGAAGACAAGAGTGAAGATGGATATACAATAGTACAAGATTTTGCTGATAGATTCAAAATGGACTTATCACAAATATATGGAGCGTCTAAGAATAAATTGCATTATTTAAAGCCAATAAATGATAAACATAGTGAATGCACTTCGATTTGGGTTTTATTTGAACTGATGACATTTGGAGATATGTCGAAGTTCCTTGAATTTTTTTTCGAAAGAACAACTATATTCAAAATGAGGTTTAAATATCCAGCTAGATTAATAAAGTACGCAAAAAATGTTAGGAATGCTGCGGCTCATAATAATCCAGTTTTAATCAATATGAGAGGTAATAAAATTTCACCAGATTCTAAAATCAAACAAGTAGGAAATAAAGCGGGAATTTCTCCAGAAATATATAGGAATAGAAGAGTAAATGATATTTTGTGCCTGTTCTTTTTGCATGATATGTATTGTAGTGTGGGTGTTAAGAATCATTTAATTAATGAATTAGAAGATTTTAGCAAAAGATGTAGGAAAAATGCAACCTACTATAAAGATAATGCACATTATAGCATCTTCCGTAAAACAACAAAACCCTTTAAAGTATGTAAACCGCTACATATAAGGGTTTTGTCATGTCCTTAA
- a CDS encoding recombinase family protein, producing the protein MKTANRPLTSINSSELSNNLTDITVLYARLSADDGSLGDSNSIINQKNMLETFAQDNGMKNLVFFVDDGISGTTFKRPAFEQAIELVNKGRVKNFIVKDLSRFGRDYLKVGMFTEMMFPEKDIRFIAINDNVDSNNEDDNTLAPFRNMFNEWYARDCSKKIKAVKHAKGNAGEKMCANPPYGYFKDPENKKKWIVDDMAAKIVKRIFSDYKKGFSLTQIAKQLKQEQILTPSCYKNSLGIKARKIRHADPCFWNVDIVGKILARQEYCGHTVNFKTYKKSYKTKKLLFNPEEKRKVFYDTHEAIIDQETFDLVQTMRKAGRRRRTKHNKVGLFSGIAHCVDCGSRHLFSAGQGYYACAGSKSRLIDCNNAHGISEKTLSKVVLDDFNHISQFVANHEKKFVENMQKQFELSNAKAMRQDKQVLEKAKVRFSELDNIIQKLYEDNLNGKISDDRFMKLSDNYEKEQTELKLFIEKANQRLDEQTKQSKDISQFVGIVKKYFEPKELTPEMMRELIGKIELGQPEKIDGVRHQTVKIRYRFVDELTIN; encoded by the coding sequence ATGAAAACAGCAAATAGACCTTTGACATCAATAAATAGTTCTGAACTTTCAAATAATTTAACGGATATAACGGTGCTTTATGCGAGGCTTTCGGCAGACGATGGCAGTTTAGGTGATTCTAACAGTATTATCAATCAGAAAAACATGTTAGAAACATTCGCACAAGATAATGGCATGAAAAACCTTGTTTTCTTCGTAGATGATGGTATTTCTGGAACGACTTTCAAACGTCCAGCGTTTGAACAAGCGATTGAGCTAGTCAATAAAGGACGAGTTAAAAACTTTATCGTGAAAGACTTATCCCGTTTTGGGCGTGATTATCTAAAAGTTGGTATGTTTACGGAAATGATGTTTCCTGAAAAAGACATCCGTTTTATCGCCATTAATGACAATGTAGACAGTAATAACGAGGACGATAACACACTCGCCCCGTTTCGCAATATGTTCAATGAGTGGTATGCTCGTGACTGTAGCAAGAAGATAAAAGCCGTCAAACATGCCAAAGGCAATGCAGGCGAAAAGATGTGCGCCAATCCTCCGTATGGATACTTCAAAGACCCAGAAAATAAGAAAAAATGGATTGTAGATGACATGGCTGCTAAAATTGTTAAGCGAATTTTTAGTGACTACAAAAAAGGTTTTAGTCTAACGCAAATAGCTAAACAATTGAAACAAGAGCAAATTTTAACACCGAGTTGCTACAAGAACAGCCTAGGGATCAAAGCTAGAAAAATTAGGCATGCTGACCCTTGTTTTTGGAATGTAGACATAGTAGGAAAAATCTTAGCACGACAAGAATATTGCGGACATACAGTTAACTTCAAGACGTACAAGAAATCGTATAAAACCAAGAAACTGTTATTCAATCCAGAAGAAAAACGGAAAGTTTTTTATGATACTCATGAGGCAATTATTGACCAAGAAACATTTGATCTTGTGCAAACAATGCGTAAAGCTGGACGAAGACGGCGAACAAAACATAATAAAGTCGGTTTGTTTTCTGGGATAGCTCATTGTGTAGATTGTGGCTCCCGTCATCTATTTAGCGCTGGTCAAGGTTATTATGCTTGTGCAGGTTCAAAGTCTCGGCTCATCGATTGTAATAATGCTCATGGAATTAGTGAAAAAACGTTATCTAAAGTGGTTTTAGATGATTTTAACCACATTTCACAATTTGTGGCGAATCATGAAAAAAAGTTTGTGGAAAATATGCAAAAGCAATTTGAACTGAGTAATGCTAAAGCTATGAGGCAAGACAAACAAGTGTTAGAAAAAGCTAAAGTCCGTTTTTCTGAATTGGACAACATTATCCAGAAGCTTTACGAGGATAATTTAAACGGGAAAATTTCAGACGACCGCTTTATGAAGTTAAGTGACAATTATGAGAAAGAACAAACAGAACTAAAATTGTTTATCGAAAAAGCTAACCAACGACTCGATGAACAAACAAAACAGAGTAAAGACATTTCACAGTTTGTGGGTATCGTCAAGAAATATTTTGAACCAAAAGAACTCACACCAGAGATGATGCGAGAGCTGATTGGAAAAATCGAACTTGGACAACCTGAAAAGATTGACGGCGTGCGCCACCAAACTGTGAAAATTCGTTACAGATTTGTGGATGAACTAACAATAAACTAA
- a CDS encoding DNA-methyltransferase, which produces MTYKIIHKNCLDAMKDMESKSIDLMVTSPPYYNAREYSQWENLEAYLFDMKQIFSEVFRVIKTDKNIIVNIGDILGRTNKTPASRRRIPLGAYFITMLEQIGFTLQEDFIWYKGEVHSKRHLAGKPYPYQKHPINCYEHILVFSKQPTEEKQRLECPKCKNPKSYRKGKSSGVQLYECRNKSCKKPSNKGYYTFSRKSQLRERYEKPENKIDKDTLALWRKDVARFPATMDYRKCKHNQNGHTAPFPEKIPEMAIKFYSGVGDIVLDIFSGSATTGVVALKLDRKYIGMEIHKEYVELSEERLEATKKQLIESEGV; this is translated from the coding sequence ATGACCTATAAAATCATTCACAAAAATTGCTTGGATGCAATGAAAGACATGGAAAGTAAAAGCATTGATCTAATGGTAACTTCACCACCGTATTATAACGCTAGAGAATATAGCCAATGGGAAAATTTAGAGGCGTATTTATTCGATATGAAGCAAATTTTCTCAGAAGTGTTCCGAGTAATAAAAACAGATAAAAACATTATAGTAAACATCGGAGATATTTTGGGAAGAACCAATAAAACTCCTGCTAGTCGGCGTCGAATCCCTCTTGGGGCATATTTTATTACTATGTTAGAACAAATCGGCTTCACGCTTCAGGAAGATTTCATTTGGTATAAGGGCGAAGTTCATTCTAAACGACATTTAGCGGGCAAACCTTACCCATACCAAAAACACCCAATTAATTGCTATGAACATATTTTAGTATTTTCTAAACAACCGACAGAAGAAAAACAACGATTAGAATGTCCAAAATGCAAGAATCCCAAATCCTATCGAAAAGGTAAATCAAGTGGCGTTCAACTATATGAATGTCGCAATAAATCTTGTAAAAAGCCTAGTAATAAAGGGTACTATACATTTTCAAGAAAAAGCCAACTAAGAGAACGATACGAAAAACCAGAAAACAAAATTGATAAAGATACCTTAGCTCTATGGCGTAAAGATGTTGCACGTTTTCCAGCGACCATGGATTATCGTAAATGCAAACACAATCAAAATGGACATACTGCTCCTTTTCCTGAAAAAATTCCAGAAATGGCGATTAAATTTTACTCTGGTGTTGGCGATATAGTTTTAGATATCTTTTCAGGTTCGGCAACAACAGGCGTTGTCGCTTTGAAGCTGGACCGAAAGTATATTGGCATGGAAATTCATAAAGAGTATGTGGAGCTATCCGAGGAGCGGTTAGAAGCAACTAAAAAGCAATTAATAGAAAGTGAAGGTGTTTAA
- a CDS encoding replication-relaxation family protein — protein sequence MNEENKKRRSKNELKLIAKKLDEREMEILEHLHKVKFATSDQLRRVFFTENKNETASLRACNRTTKRMKELGIIDHLDQQIGGKRGGSSGKIWTFSASGYNLLKLGNTKLKAGRKRLYEPTSILFLEHMLAINEIYTKLLELDQQKKIELLETQHEPRCWRTFSERGISFYLKPDLFASLVPAHEREFETVYFLEIDRATEAPIKVIKKCKQYINYFNSGIEQRQNGVFPFVVWITPNEKRCEQLTRYIHENLPKAEMLFRVITIKEFDTLIRGMKKQQEDK from the coding sequence ATGAATGAGGAAAATAAAAAAAGACGTTCTAAAAATGAACTGAAACTTATTGCAAAAAAACTGGACGAACGAGAAATGGAAATCTTAGAACATTTGCACAAAGTAAAATTTGCCACCAGTGACCAACTGCGCCGAGTGTTCTTTACTGAAAACAAAAACGAAACAGCTAGTTTACGAGCGTGTAACCGAACAACTAAACGAATGAAAGAGCTAGGAATCATCGACCACCTAGACCAACAAATCGGCGGAAAACGTGGTGGGTCATCCGGAAAAATTTGGACATTCTCAGCGAGTGGGTATAATCTGCTGAAATTAGGAAACACAAAACTAAAAGCCGGTCGCAAAAGACTGTATGAGCCTACCAGTATTTTATTTTTGGAACATATGTTGGCAATCAATGAAATTTATACAAAATTACTGGAACTTGACCAACAAAAGAAAATCGAATTGCTAGAAACTCAACATGAGCCAAGATGTTGGCGGACGTTTTCAGAAAGAGGTATTTCTTTTTACCTCAAACCTGATTTATTTGCATCTCTAGTACCAGCTCATGAACGAGAATTTGAGACTGTCTATTTTCTAGAAATTGACCGAGCTACCGAAGCACCGATCAAAGTAATAAAGAAATGCAAACAATATATAAATTACTTCAATTCTGGAATTGAGCAACGACAAAATGGTGTCTTTCCGTTTGTAGTATGGATAACGCCAAACGAGAAACGATGTGAACAATTAACTCGCTATATCCATGAAAACTTACCAAAAGCAGAAATGCTATTTCGTGTGATAACAATAAAAGAATTTGACACGCTTATTCGCGGTATGAAAAAACAACAGGAGGACAAATAA
- a CDS encoding type IV secretory system conjugative DNA transfer family protein: protein MKYKIDTLVWHELFWRRPFEFDDVLGLVNHLVTTENRKPLIFEVRATSRKISFLLGAEQTEFSQIAKLFQTHGKIDFGQELKADTNKRKPITVAKRLTMTRPILSLKTDNAEALARTTLATMAQVASGDEIVLQIVLASSIVPENLPKNLPDPSASWWQIVAGNVPTATSEIRSSVKNKVGSHRIKTVIRLGAYSKDTTKARSYILSLLSALKMLESSGINMSIQPEELQAINQAKTLWRYPLKLSVAELANLILLPTGESDFVGVEALHPKILLPPKNYQNPTRNIRAFGETLNENPDDKRLLNLSVDKSLRNLHTLITGPSGSGKSVVLENLILQDCSLGGSNEKSKKDKRSVIVIDPKFSLIESIVQRIPEDRLKDVVIWDISSNQPLGINVLSYIDGKSPELVAETVLSSLRGIFPDFGIFTEELLTCGLLTLARNKNMTLLHLPLIFTNSDFRHKLTAKLDDIYLKSFWANFEAQSEKDRNQQLAPLLRRLNVLLMRSAFRGALGQAQPKFNLEDVFKGKILLVPLNSGMVGDTVAKLCASLLINSIWNIALRRAELPEDKRATSQVMLYIDEFQQYIAKSGSDFENMLEMARSLGLNFIFAHQHLGQLNKELRESVLSNTKSKIIFSPSKTDAKVFADLAPELTEIDFMSLPQYQVYTTLNEKKIANVWLSGKTFPPKPSIRLPAEVFARSAETYGRDIDEIEKEYVDLMNSTEPQTNELNNEEIEMNLGKKKRKT from the coding sequence ATGAAGTATAAAATTGATACGCTCGTTTGGCATGAGCTATTCTGGCGTCGTCCTTTTGAATTTGACGATGTTTTAGGTCTAGTCAATCATCTAGTGACAACTGAAAATCGCAAGCCACTTATTTTTGAAGTTCGTGCTACTAGCAGAAAAATAAGCTTTCTATTAGGAGCAGAACAAACAGAATTCTCCCAAATTGCCAAGCTATTTCAAACACATGGAAAAATTGATTTTGGACAAGAATTAAAAGCAGATACAAATAAGAGAAAGCCTATTACTGTCGCTAAGCGTCTTACTATGACTCGCCCGATACTTTCTCTTAAAACAGATAATGCCGAAGCTCTAGCGCGCACCACGCTTGCTACAATGGCACAAGTAGCTAGTGGAGATGAGATTGTTTTGCAGATTGTACTTGCTTCAAGTATTGTACCAGAAAATCTACCGAAAAATCTGCCTGACCCTTCTGCTTCTTGGTGGCAAATCGTAGCTGGAAATGTACCGACTGCTACCAGTGAGATAAGAAGCTCCGTTAAAAATAAAGTTGGAAGTCATCGGATTAAAACAGTTATTCGACTAGGTGCATATTCTAAGGATACTACCAAAGCCCGAAGTTATATTTTGAGCTTGTTGTCTGCCCTTAAAATGCTGGAATCTAGCGGGATAAATATGAGCATTCAACCAGAAGAACTACAAGCCATTAACCAAGCAAAAACACTTTGGCGTTACCCATTAAAGCTATCTGTTGCCGAACTTGCCAACCTCATATTACTACCAACTGGTGAAAGTGATTTTGTTGGTGTGGAGGCACTCCACCCAAAAATCCTATTACCACCAAAAAACTACCAAAATCCTACAAGAAATATCCGAGCATTTGGTGAAACTTTAAACGAGAATCCAGACGACAAACGACTTCTCAATTTATCAGTAGATAAAAGCTTACGTAATCTGCATACACTCATTACGGGACCTAGTGGCTCAGGTAAATCCGTTGTTTTAGAAAATTTGATTTTACAGGATTGCTCTTTGGGTGGGAGTAACGAAAAAAGTAAAAAAGACAAACGTAGCGTAATCGTGATTGATCCAAAATTTAGCCTGATTGAATCAATCGTGCAGAGAATACCAGAAGACCGACTTAAAGATGTAGTTATTTGGGATATTAGTTCTAATCAACCACTAGGAATTAACGTTCTATCTTATATTGACGGAAAAAGTCCTGAACTAGTAGCGGAAACAGTATTGAGTAGCTTACGAGGAATTTTCCCTGACTTTGGCATCTTTACGGAAGAACTACTTACTTGTGGCTTGCTCACACTAGCCCGAAATAAGAATATGACATTGCTTCATTTGCCACTGATTTTTACAAATTCCGATTTTCGCCACAAATTAACTGCAAAATTAGATGATATATATTTAAAAAGCTTTTGGGCGAACTTTGAAGCACAATCCGAAAAAGACCGCAACCAACAGCTTGCCCCACTTTTAAGACGTTTAAACGTACTATTAATGCGTTCCGCGTTTCGTGGTGCTTTAGGGCAAGCACAGCCAAAATTTAATTTAGAAGATGTATTCAAGGGGAAAATCTTACTCGTTCCGCTCAACTCAGGAATGGTCGGAGATACAGTTGCGAAGCTTTGTGCTAGTTTGCTAATAAATTCAATTTGGAATATTGCTTTGCGTCGTGCTGAACTTCCAGAGGACAAGCGAGCCACTTCTCAAGTAATGCTCTATATTGACGAATTTCAACAATACATTGCGAAAAGTGGTTCAGATTTTGAAAATATGCTGGAAATGGCGAGGTCTTTAGGCTTAAACTTCATTTTCGCCCATCAGCACCTCGGACAATTAAACAAAGAATTAAGAGAATCTGTATTAAGTAATACGAAATCAAAGATAATCTTCTCACCAAGCAAAACGGACGCGAAAGTTTTTGCCGACCTCGCGCCCGAATTAACTGAGATAGATTTTATGAGCCTACCTCAATATCAAGTGTATACCACTTTAAATGAAAAGAAAATTGCTAATGTTTGGTTGAGTGGAAAAACTTTTCCACCAAAGCCAAGCATACGACTACCAGCCGAAGTTTTTGCCAGAAGTGCGGAAACTTATGGGCGAGATATTGATGAAATTGAAAAAGAATATGTGGACTTAATGAATTCAACAGAGCCACAAACTAATGAATTAAATAACGAAGAAATAGAGATGAATTTAGGTAAGAAAAAACGAAAAACTTAA
- a CDS encoding HD domain-containing protein, with product MAENNLHETLFLDFSKECLAQGRNLELFSIVYNIAYEAHEGDYRETGEKFICHPLRSARFLLNLHFDDVVILATLLHDVLEKTEMYPEKLERILYTKVKGHVYSERIEKSIVSKVMELVNDITFNFKRDKKETIYIQLATSLDNLNNPKKDPYYLEDKWSAFEKEVFYPHLNEIREHANFFYKKLKNIEMSIKEKKNYKTLTRAIEESRHKNQKTPLAINSFKQAILQSIEKRFTFKNLQKIIVKFYNLSPLELEEFSNLVAKRGDTPPTPLLNVRVIFNRRLNSEDLFQDFSQFIRSIGDGFYIKRLFHSHIESDSICAIISNFDKDYADFSYRIVLDTEESFYTKERGYFNTQKNSIRKEKDLINVAEQEFPISNKNMTFHDLVFSIDVKSALSLEIVYAIEKETLGIREIDKRVKLGDLNYQKERFEIKTSERVKPKFNWFKYLETDTAINSLVSYFSITYGDGTIQGFKEKIRETASNSEWIEIRQQIAIEFFNEISTMYVSKYKNNE from the coding sequence ATGGCTGAAAATAATTTACACGAGACACTCTTTTTAGATTTTTCAAAAGAATGTCTTGCTCAAGGGAGAAATTTAGAGCTTTTTTCAATTGTATATAATATTGCTTATGAAGCTCATGAAGGAGATTATAGGGAGACAGGAGAAAAATTCATTTGTCATCCTCTTAGATCAGCAAGATTTCTATTGAACTTGCATTTTGATGATGTTGTTATTCTTGCTACACTTTTGCATGATGTTCTTGAAAAAACTGAGATGTATCCAGAAAAATTAGAACGAATTTTATATACCAAAGTTAAAGGTCATGTATACAGTGAGAGAATTGAAAAATCAATTGTTTCTAAAGTTATGGAACTTGTAAATGATATTACTTTTAATTTTAAAAGAGATAAGAAAGAAACTATTTATATACAATTGGCTACCTCACTTGATAATTTAAATAATCCCAAAAAAGACCCCTATTATTTAGAAGATAAGTGGTCTGCATTTGAAAAAGAAGTCTTTTATCCTCATTTGAATGAAATAAGAGAACATGCTAATTTCTTTTATAAAAAACTTAAAAATATCGAAATGTCAATAAAAGAGAAAAAAAACTATAAAACTCTTACAAGAGCAATTGAGGAAAGTCGGCACAAAAATCAAAAAACTCCATTAGCAATAAATAGTTTTAAACAAGCTATTTTGCAAAGTATTGAGAAACGTTTTACGTTTAAGAATTTACAAAAGATAATTGTAAAGTTCTATAATCTTTCACCACTTGAGCTAGAAGAATTTAGCAATTTAGTAGCAAAACGAGGAGATACTCCACCAACACCACTGTTGAACGTCCGAGTTATTTTTAATAGACGTCTTAATTCAGAAGATCTTTTTCAGGATTTTTCTCAGTTCATAAGAAGTATTGGTGATGGTTTCTATATCAAACGTTTGTTTCATTCACATATAGAAAGCGATTCTATATGTGCGATTATATCAAATTTTGACAAAGACTACGCAGATTTTTCATACAGAATAGTACTAGATACAGAAGAAAGTTTTTACACCAAAGAACGAGGATATTTTAACACTCAAAAGAATAGCATTAGAAAAGAAAAAGATCTAATTAATGTTGCAGAACAAGAATTTCCAATATCGAATAAGAATATGACTTTTCATGATCTAGTCTTTAGCATTGATGTCAAGTCAGCACTGTCCTTAGAAATAGTTTATGCAATAGAAAAGGAAACTCTTGGAATAAGAGAAATTGATAAGAGAGTAAAACTTGGCGACTTAAACTATCAAAAAGAACGCTTCGAAATCAAAACCTCCGAGAGAGTCAAGCCAAAGTTTAATTGGTTTAAATATTTAGAAACAGACACAGCAATAAATAGTCTTGTTTCATATTTTTCAATCACTTATGGCGACGGTACTATACAAGGATTTAAAGAAAAAATTAGAGAAACTGCTTCTAATTCTGAATGGATAGAAATACGTCAGCAAATTGCTATTGAGTTTTTCAATGAAATCTCAACTATGTATGTATCAAAGTATAAAAATAATGAATAG
- a CDS encoding recombinase family protein — MEKQQQDNQINLEKMDKVKIGYARVSSQEDKQRLGMEVQKAALSDCDVLFTEKESGGKDNRLELMSAITLAKELASKKVDVSICVYRLDRLTRRMFTLISLIEEFNEHNIRLISLQENLETDTLVGKMLCISLGFVAEMELDNIRSRTRDGLQRAKLEGKKLGNKGLPKKTEEKIIDLYTLNSIPIRDIAKRCNVAESTIYNVARRNNLSRRK; from the coding sequence ATGGAAAAACAGCAACAAGACAATCAAATCAACTTAGAGAAAATGGATAAAGTAAAGATTGGATATGCAAGAGTTTCTAGTCAAGAAGACAAACAACGGCTTGGGATGGAGGTTCAGAAGGCTGCGTTAAGCGACTGTGATGTTCTATTTACAGAAAAAGAAAGTGGTGGGAAAGATAATCGGCTGGAACTCATGAGCGCTATTACATTAGCTAAGGAACTAGCAAGTAAAAAAGTAGATGTTTCAATATGTGTTTATCGACTAGACCGATTAACTAGAAGAATGTTTACTCTAATTTCTTTAATAGAAGAATTCAACGAACATAATATTCGACTTATCAGCTTACAAGAAAACTTAGAAACGGATACTCTTGTTGGTAAAATGCTCTGCATCTCACTTGGTTTCGTGGCTGAAATGGAGTTAGACAATATTAGGTCAAGAACAAGAGATGGATTGCAACGAGCCAAACTAGAAGGAAAAAAATTAGGAAATAAGGGGTTACCTAAAAAAACAGAGGAAAAAATCATTGATCTATACACCCTCAACTCTATACCAATTAGGGATATTGCGAAAAGATGTAACGTGGCAGAATCAACGATATACAACGTAGCCCGTCGCAATAACCTTTCAAGAAGAAAATAG